GGCCACGTCACTGACCTCCCCGACGCGGAAACGGGCACGAGTAGTCTCTTCGACATGGCCGTGCCGCACCCGGACCCGCAGGCGTGGGAGGAGTCCGCGCCCCGACAGGTGGTGGACTACGCCCTGCAGCGCCGCGCACGGCTGGCCGAGGTCAACTCCGGTCGCGTCGCCGTCGGCGAGGTGTGCGACGCCAATCCGTATCTGCTGACCGCCGCCGCCTTCCACGGCACGCCGTCGGACACCACCTGCCCGATCTGCCGCAAAGAGCCGCTGACGCTGGTGTCCTGGGTGTTCGGGGACCGACTCGGCCAGGTGTCCGGCTCAGCACGATCGGCCGCCGAGATCGAGCAGCTCGCCGGCAGCAGCGCCGAGTTCTCGGTCCACGTCGTCGAGGTGTGTCGCACCTGTCACTGGAACCATTTGGTGCGTTCCTACGTTTCCGGTCTGAAATCTCCGCCGTCGCGTAAACGTAGAATGGCGAAGTGATTCATGCGCCGACCGCATACTGTCGGGCAACTGGCAGCGCGCGGCGCGGCACACGGAAAGGCAACACATGAGCAGCGCTAACGGTTCATCCAAGGGTGATTCCGCCAGCTCAAACGGTAAATCGGGCTCCGCGTCGAGCAAATCGCTCGCGGCCGCCCGACGCCAGCAGCAGGCCACCAAGCAGAAGCGGATCGCGTGGGGCGTCGGAGCGATCGGCGCCTTCGTCCCCGTCGTCGCGGTGGTTGGAATCCTGGCATTCCTGCTCACCTACATCTTCGCGCACGTCCCCGCGTCGGGTGAGATCAAGCACAACCAGGTCGCCAACATCCTCTACAGCGACGGCAGCGTCGCGGTGAAGGTGATCCCGCCGGAGGGCAACCGCACCGACGTCAAGATCACCGAGATCCCCAAGTCGCTGCAGGATGCCGTCATCGCCGCCGAGGACCGCGAGTTCCGCAGCAACTCCGGCTTCTCCGTCCGCGGCCTGGGCCGTGCCGTCGTCGGCCGCGTCGTCAACCGCGAAGACGCCGGCGGTGGCTCGACGATCACCCAGCAGTACGTCAAGAACGCCCTCGTCGGCGACGAGCACTCCTACCGTCGCAAGTTCAAAGAGTTGGCCATCGCCACCAAGATGAGCAACGAGTGGTCCAAAGACGACATCATGGCCGCCTATCTGAACACCATCTACTTCGGCCGCGGCGCCTACGGCGTCTCCGCTGCTGCACAGGCCTACTTCCACAAGGATGTCTCCAAGCTGACGACGGCCGAGTCGGCGGTTCTCGCCGCGTCGATCCGGTCGCCATCCAACTACGACCCCGCCACCAACCGCGAGGCCGCCGAGGCCCGCTGGAACTACGTGCTCGACGGCATGGTGTCCATCAAGGCGCTCAGCCCCACCGACCGCGCCGAGATGAAGTACCCGAAGGTCGCCAAGTACGTCGAAGGCGGGAACCAGAAGGACGACGGCCCGATGGGGCTGGTCAAGCGCCAGGTCGTCGCCGAACTCGGCGAACTCAACATCACCGAGTCCCAGGTCCGCACCGAGGGGCTCCGGATCACCACCACGATCGACAAGCAGACCCAGAAGTCGCTGACCGACGCCGCGACGTCGAAGCTGGCGGACTATCCGAAGTCGACCCGTACCGGCATCGTCTCGATCGATCCCAAGACCGGCGGCGTCCGCGGCTACTACGGCGGCCCGGACGGACAGGGCTGGGACTACGCCGCGGCCGGTCTGCAGACCGGCTCGTCGTTCAAGGTGTTCGCGCTGATCGCGGCCCTGCAGCAGGACATCCCGCTGTCGAAGATCTACAGCTCGTCCCCCTACGAGGGCACCGGCGGCCTGAAGGTCACCAACTCCGACGGTGAGTCGTGCGGCTCGTGCAACCTGGCGACGGCGATGAAGATGTCGCTGAACACGGTCTACTACCGGCTGATGATGGACCTCAACGGGCAGGCGCAGGCCGTCGCCGACGCCGCGCACAAGGCGGGTGTCGCGGAGAGCTTCGGCGACATCCCGCACACGCTGCAGGAGCGCAACGGCGGCACCGAGGGCGGCGTCGTCCTCGGCCAGTACCCGTCGCGCGTCATCGACATGGCCTCGGCATACGCGACGCTCGCCGCGTCGGGCATCTACCGCGCGCCGCATTTCGTGACGAAGGTCGAGAACA
This genomic interval from Gordonia sp. X0973 contains the following:
- a CDS encoding DUF5318 family protein yields the protein MAVPHPDPQAWEESAPRQVVDYALQRRARLAEVNSGRVAVGEVCDANPYLLTAAAFHGTPSDTTCPICRKEPLTLVSWVFGDRLGQVSGSARSAAEIEQLAGSSAEFSVHVVEVCRTCHWNHLVRSYVSGLKSPPSRKRRMAK
- a CDS encoding transglycosylase domain-containing protein — its product is MSSANGSSKGDSASSNGKSGSASSKSLAAARRQQQATKQKRIAWGVGAIGAFVPVVAVVGILAFLLTYIFAHVPASGEIKHNQVANILYSDGSVAVKVIPPEGNRTDVKITEIPKSLQDAVIAAEDREFRSNSGFSVRGLGRAVVGRVVNREDAGGGSTITQQYVKNALVGDEHSYRRKFKELAIATKMSNEWSKDDIMAAYLNTIYFGRGAYGVSAAAQAYFHKDVSKLTTAESAVLAASIRSPSNYDPATNREAAEARWNYVLDGMVSIKALSPTDRAEMKYPKVAKYVEGGNQKDDGPMGLVKRQVVAELGELNITESQVRTEGLRITTTIDKQTQKSLTDAATSKLADYPKSTRTGIVSIDPKTGGVRGYYGGPDGQGWDYAAAGLQTGSSFKVFALIAALQQDIPLSKIYSSSPYEGTGGLKVTNSDGESCGSCNLATAMKMSLNTVYYRLMMDLNGQAQAVADAAHKAGVAESFGDIPHTLQERNGGTEGGVVLGQYPSRVIDMASAYATLAASGIYRAPHFVTKVENNDGVVLFQRKPDQGKRVFEAKVADNVTAALEPIAAYSNGNGLYDSTYGTRPSAAKTGTAQLGDTGQNKDAWMVGYTPQLSTAVWVGTDKGTALKTPWGGPMYGSGLPAQIWKAAMDGALEGKEIEKFPEPEAVGGQAGIPYEAPPPPKYTPPKRTRGPRLPGEGDDGNFTLAPGVTIPAPGGGEPDRPRRPHRQAPPPPPRWPWG